In a genomic window of Zerene cesonia ecotype Mississippi chromosome Z, Zerene_cesonia_1.1, whole genome shotgun sequence:
- the LOC119835854 gene encoding uncharacterized protein LOC119835854: protein MCVVIASSARGHGLLLLYRPRDISDACVFSKHLRYDLSFGMGMSDTITLVFRTLTEIDYGCTIEIVTESPNEHLLVVVRYPTSVSSNCEMNRDAFTMLKKWRCIRFCDVTDANHQTHYFTFHVKDRLRFRFVSNSSINADLNAHFYQVTVTSARLKPRSGCLLKNETICTVGDDDFCFTSGVVCDGIKNCGVDDWFDERKSQCSLPVERLGFAPVVAVMAAIFCALLALAHTIQRCLPPLADSFFIFNANEDNRLCIDPLLVPGDTAPPDIPIAKRNSIIPVFSSSSSEEERGSRSESGLNVTDVEMHPISINSQQEELSFNEDTKEPESSTRKSNLKSLTDRLQETFRSFTRRRSSLPKPNIV, encoded by the exons ATGTGTGTAGTTATCGCCTCATCAGCGCGGGGCCACGGACTCCTGCTGCTGTACCGACCCAGGGACATCAGTGACGCTTGTGTCTTTTCCAAACATTTGAGATACGATCTGTCGTTTGGGATGGGCATGTCCGATACTATCACTTTG GTATTTCGGACGCTGACAGAGATCGACTACGGCTGCACTATAGAAATAGTAACGGAATCGCCGAACGAGCACCTGCTGGTGGTGGTGCGCTATCCCACCAGCGTCAGCAGCAACTGCGAGATGAACCGGGACGCCTTCACCATGCTCAAGAAGTGGCGATGCATCCGCTTCTGTGACGTCACGGACGCTAACCACCAGACCCACTACTTCACCTTCCACGTCAAGGATCGACTGCGGTTCAGATTCGTCAGCAACAGTAGCATCAATGCTGATCTCAAT GCTCACTTCTACCAAGTGACGGTGACGTCAGCGCGGCTAAAGCCCCGCAGCGGGTGCCTACTTAAGAACGAAACCATCTGCACTGTTGGAGACGACGACTTCTGCTTCACCAGCGGCGTGGTGTGCGACGGGATAAAGAACTGCGGGGTGGATGACTG GTTCGACGAGCGCAAGTCGCAATGTTCGTTGCCAGTGGAGAGGTTGGGCTTCGCTCCGGTCGTGGCGGTCATGGCAGCCATCTTCTGCGCCCTGCTTGCGCTGGCCCACACTATCCAACGCTGCCTCCCACCCCTCGCGGACTCCTTCTTCATCTTCAACGCGAATGAGGATAACAGACTTTGTATAGACCCATTGCTGGTCCCCGGAGACACGGCTCCACCAGACATTCCCATAGCAAAACGGAATTCTATCATTCCG GTATTCTCGAGTTCGTCCTCTGAGGAGGAGAGAGGAAGCCGCTCGGAGTCTGGGCTGAATGTAACAGATGTGGAGATGCATCCCATCAGCATCAATAGTCAACAAGAGGAATTGTCATTCAATGAG gatACGAAGGAACCAGAGTCTTCCACTCGCAAAAGCAATCTGAAGTCCCTAACTGATCGCCTGCAGGAAACCTTCAGGTCCTTTACCAGGAGACGGTCTAGCTTGCCTAAACCTAACATAGTATAG